The genomic segment TTGTTGAAGAGAATTCCGTTACAAGCCACTTCTTTATCGTGTGTTTGAATGCAGTAAAAATCTCGCACAAAAGTAAGTTTATAAGCTGTTTTTATTTTTTCGGAATCGACTGTAAAAACCTGATTTGGAGACAAGAAAAACAACACATTATCATCAAACGTATATTCTTTAAAATCGATATTATAAGTTCCTTTTCCTTCTTGGATCCAATAAATAGCATACGCGTTTATTTGCTCGTTACGATTTATGGTACATGCTTTGTCGAACTGAACACGACTTAATGAAAAAGTATCTTTAAACGAATATTTTGTAATCTCTTGGAGTGCCAAATTGGTTTTTGTTTGTTGGTCGTAAAAATAAATAAAACCTTTAACGTTTTGGTAAAAATGATAATTTTGAAAATTAAATAAATTGTATCTTTGGGTTGTGGAAAAAATAGGAGACATAGAAATTCGTGTTGTTGGAAAATCTGGAAATCAAGATTTAAAACCCAATAATTATGACATTAAACATATTGCATCAATTTTGCAAAATGTAGATGATTTATTGTATCCAAATAACAAGAAAGACAGGCCTTTAATTACATATGATATTGAAGAAGGTTCTGTAAAACATATATTTAAAACCACAATTCAAGCAGTTATTGGATTCAGTGCAATTTTAACTCAAATTCAAACCAATGAATCTATTGATTTTTTAGAGGTAAAAACAGCAAGAGCTATTGAGAATATTCAAAATTTATCTCTTCAAAAAGATTATGAATTTCAAATAAAAACCTCTTTAAATGAAACTTACGAGTTAACAATAAACCCTTCTACTAAATTCTTTAGAACAGAAAATATCTGGGTTGATGCAGAATTCTACTTTTATGGTATTTTAAAAGATGCTGGAGGTAAAAGTAAAATAAATATTCATTTAGATACTAAAGATTTTGGTTATCTTACCATAGAAACTGGAGAAGAATTTTTGAAAGAAAAAGAAGAAAACTTACTTTTCAAAAAATTTGGTGTTAGAGCAAAAGGAAAACAAAATATTGAAACTGGAGAAATTGATACAAAAAGACTTACTTTATTAGAATTAATCGATTATCAACCAAAATTCGATAGTGAATATTTGAATTCATTAATTAATAAAGCTAAAAAAAGTTGGAATAGTATTAATACAGATGAATGGCTATGTAATTTAAGAGGTGGTTATGAAGCATAGTGTATTACTCGATACAAGTTTCTTCATTCGTTTATTAAATGATGAAGACCCTATTCACTCAAATGCAGTTGGATATTATAGATATTTCTTGGAAAATGATATCGTTTTAAAAGTTTCAACAATTACAATTGCAGAATATTGTGTTCTTGGAAAAATTGAAGATTTACCCTTAAAAAACATTCAAATTCTTGCTTTCAATTTAAAAGACGCAGAAAAAACTGGAGAATTTGCAAAAATACTTTTTAGAGAAAATAGAATTAGTGAAGAATCATTGTCTCCAAGAGCAATAATACCTAACGATTCAAAACTTTTTGCTCAAGCAGATTTTGATAAAACTATTACTCATTTCGTTACTTCTGATGTTCGTTCAAAAAAAACTTTGGCTTTATTGAAAAAAGGAATACAACCAAAATTTGAAATAATTAGTATTGATGTTCCTTACACTGAAACTTTTGGGATTTTAGATTTGTAATATTTAATTTCTTTTAACCAAATTCAACCCAAAAAATACCAAAATAGCAGGAATTACCCAGCCTAAACTTAAGTTTGCTAATGGAATTATATTTTTAATTACCACTAAATTTTCTCTTGGAATTACAAATCCTAAAAAATCTGGAATACTAAAAATAAACGTTACTAAAACCACGCCTCTAAATACCAATTTCGAAGCATATTTATCTGGAACAATGTTTAGTAAAATCAAAACAATTGTTATTGGATATAAAAACATTAATGCTGGCACTGCCAATGTAATAATAAAATCTACTTGATAACTTCCCACAATAATACCAATTATAGAAGCTATTGCAGCTGTAATAATATATGCTTTTTTAGAATCGTTACAAATTCCTTTGATGTAATCTGCAGTTCCTGTTACAATACCAACTGCTGTTGTAAAACATGCCAAAGCTACCAAAACACTTAAAAACGTAGTGCCTAAATATCCTAAAGTTTGTGTGCTTAAACTCGATAAAATTTCAGTTCTGGAAGCTCCTTCCACAAAAGTAGATGAAAATAAAGAGCCACTTAAAATTAGTCCTCCGTAAATTAATAACAAACCTGTTCCTGCAATAAAACCAGCTTTTCTAATGAGTTTTCTTTTGGCTTCGAAAGTGGTGTGAGAACTATAATTCAAAGAAATAATAATTACAGCTCCAACAACAACGCCACCAATTGCATCAAAAGTTTGGTAACCCTCTAAAATTCCGTCTACAAAAGGCATTTTAAATGTAGATGGATTTACTGTACCTGATGAAGTAAAAAACGAAATTCCGATAATTATTAGTAAAATAAGCACAATAATTGGTGTTAAAAACTTACCAATTAAACCAATTATTTTAGACCTGTTACTGGCAAAAATAAAAACCAACACAAAATAAATAATGCTTGTTAAAAGTGGTGTAGTTTCAAAAAACGGTTGCATAGTCATTTCGTGCGTAACTGCAGCTGTTCTTGGAGATGGAATTGCGATGGCAATACTATAAATAAGCAAACAATAAATTGTACTAAAAAGTGGTGAGACTTTTTTACCAAAATCGTATAAAGTTCCTTGTAGTTTTGCATGTGCAAAAATTGCCAAAATAGGAATTGTTACTGCAGTTAGTACAAAACCCAACACAACAATCCACCAATCTGCACCAGCATTTGCACCCAAGGATGGAGGTAAAATTAAATTTCCTGCTCCAAAAAAAAGCGAGAAAAGTGCAAAACCAGCAATCCAAATTTCTTTTGTTTTATTCAATTTAATTGACTTTTTTAAGATTTAAATGTTCGAAATCGAAACTGAAATCGGTAATTGGTGCTACAAACTTCATAACTGCATTTGTTGCGTTTCCTTTTTCATTAAAAGTAAAGTTTACAAAAACATCGGCATCGAAACTTCTATTATTCCATTTTGCAACATATGTTGTTTGGTTGTAAGGTAATAATTCACCTACAATATCTGTAGATCGTTTACTTTTTATGGTGTATTTATTTCCATCAAAAGAAATCACAACATCACCAAACCAAGCATCGTTATAAGTACCCACAATTTGACTCGGTTTTGGTAAATTTCTATCATTTTTAGCCAAGGCGACTTTCTTGTAAACACTTGCTTTTATACTGTCGTTATATTTTAAATAATTGGCGTTTCTATCTCCATAGGTTTTTAGCCAATTTCTGTCTTTATAACCTAAATAACTGTCTTTAATCGTATTTGTAATCGTGTGAAATGCATTTCCATTCATTTGATTTGTGAGTACAATAATTCCTAAATCTAAATCAGGAATCATGGTAAATTGTGTAACAGTACCCAACAAACCACCTGTATGATATACTTGTTTATATCCACCTTTAACATCCGTTAAAAACCAACCCAAACCATACCCTCTAAAATTAGAATTGTACCAATCGTTTTTACCCACTTTTAAAGGTGTTTGCAATTGCCAAAGTTCATGAAATTGATTCGAACTCAACAAACGTTTTCTATCTTCAGTTACAGCATCATTCATTAAAAATTTTGCCCAAGTAAGCATGTCTTTTACGTTACTTACAATTCCTCCTGCAGCGTTTGCTGTTTCGCTCCAATCATGAGGAATTTGAACAACTTTTCCTTCGGTTCTTGTATGCGCATCAATAATATTTGTACGATTTGTAACTCTGTTGTAAGACGCTTTACTGTTGTTCATTCCAACAGGTTTCATTATTTTTTGCTCGATAAATTCTTCCCAAGAAAGACCACTTACACGTTTTAAAACTTCGCCAGCAATAATAAACATGTTGTTGTTGTAAGCAAATTTACTTCTAAACGAAGTTTCTGGTTTTAAATACTTTACATTGTTAATTATATCTGTTACTGTAAAATCGTTTCCTTCTGGAAAAAACATCAAATCTCCAGCGCCTAAAGCCATTCCACTTCTGTGTATAACCAAATCTCTAACCGTAAATTCTTGTGTAACCCAAGCATCATATAATTGAAATTCTGGAATGTGTTTTCGTACTTTATCGTCCCAATTTAATTTGCCTTCATCTACCATCATTGCCAACGCAAAACATGTAAAACCTTTACTGTTGGAAGCAACACCAACCAAGGTATTTTCGTTCATGTCTTTTTTTGTGGTTAAAGAACGAACTCCATAACCTTTTGCATAGACAATTTCGCCGTCTTTTAAAATTCCGACAGAAATACCAGGAACATCGAAAGTGGTGAGCGTTTCTTGTATTAATTTGTCTAATTTTTTATCTTTTATTTGAGCAGATAAAGTAATTGTAGATAGTAAAAAAGCGAAAATGAATCCTTTTATAAATTTCATAATTGTAGCATTATATTTAAACGTGAAATATACATATTTTAGGTATATTTAACAGATTAAATATTTATTTTGAAGTAAATAAGTTTTAAAATCACCAACCCCTAAAGGGTTTAAAACCCTTTAGGGGTTTATTAATTATAAATTAATAAAAATCAGATAAATAAAAATGAGACAATTAGAAACCATTCAATTAGATTATTACTATCATGTTTATAATAGAGGAATTAATGGAGAAAATTTGTTTTATACTGATGGTAATTATCGTCATTTCTTAAAGTTATATAAAAAATACATTTTCCCAGTCGCAGAAACTTTTGCTTGGTGTTTATTAAAAAATCACTTTCATTTATTGATAAAAATTAGAAGTGAGGAAGAAATTTGTGCTGGTTTTTCAATTAATTCTGAAAAAGCAGAAAAGAAACCTTCTCAACAATTTTCTAACCTTTTTAATGCCTATGCACAAGCTATTAATAAACAAAATAATAGACATGGTTCTTTGCTATAAAAACCTTTTAAAAGAAAGCAAATTAAAGATGAAAAGTATTTAAAAAATTTGATTTTATATATTCATAACAATCCGATTCAGCATAACTTTGTTGAAAAATTAGCGGATTATTATTGGAGTTCTTATAGTGCTATTATTTCTGATCAAAAAACATTAATAGAAAGAGAAAAAGTGATTGATTATTTTGATGACAAACAGAATTTTATAGATACACATCAGCAAAAAATTGATGCTTTTTCTATAGATGAATGGTTAAAAATATAGAGCTCCAACCCAGAAAGGGTTTGAAACCCTTTCTGGGTTAAAATAGAATAAAAATAAAATGACACAAAACATCAAATTTAAAAACGCCAAAATCTCTTTTTCTGACCAGGGAAAAGGAACTGCAATTGTCTTAATTCACGGGTTTTTAGAAAATTCTACGATGTGGAAAGACATTATTCCAGAAATTTCTAAAAGAAACAGAATAATTACCATTGATTTATTAGGACATGGAAAAACGGATTGTATTGGGTATTCCCATTCTATGGAGTTATTTGCAGAAACTGTTGAAGCCGTTTTAAAACATTTACGAATCAGAAAATCTATTTTAATCGGGCATTCTTTAGGTGGTTATGTTGCTTTGGCTTTTGCTGATAAAAACCCGCAAAAAGTAAAAGGTTTGTGTTTGCTAAATTCTACCTCAAATGAAGATGATAATGAACGTAAAAATTTACGTTTACGCGCTAATAAGATGATTCAAGATAACTTTACAAATATGGTTAGAATGTCTTTTTTAAATTTGTTTGGCGAGGAGAGTAGACAAAAATTTAAAGAGGAAATGAAATCGGCTTTACATGAAGCTTTACAAACGCCAATTCAAGGGTATATTGCAACACAAGAAGGCATGAGAATTCGCTCGAATAGAAATCATATTTTAGCGGAAAACGATTTTAAAAAATTGATAATTGTAGGTGAAAAAGACCCTGTTTTAAATTTTAAAATATCTATAAATGAAGCTAAAAAAACAAATTCGGAAGTGGTTATTTTTAATAATGGACACATGAGCCATATTGAAAATAAAGAGGAATTAATTAAGGCTTTAAAAGTTTTTATAAAAAGCTGTTAGCCTTTATTTTTTCTAAAAAACCGAATTAACGTAACTTGCAACTCCTACAAAGAAAATAAAAAGTATGTACAATAATAAATTATCCAATTACATAACAAAAGTATTAGAAAACATACCAAAAGATTGGCTAAACCTAACAACACACAGATTAGATATTTATAATGAAAAATTAGCAAAAACCGAATTTATAAATCAATTTGAAACTTTATTCAACAAAAATAATTTTAATAATTCTGCGCTAAAAGAATTACCAACTGCGTACGATTATATTCGTTTAGGACATCCTTTATCTTGTGTTTTAGAATGGGTTATTGGAAAATTACACAATCTAAATGCAGAAAAAATTATTAGTTTTTCATCTGAAACCATGCCTATTTTGGCAATTTTAAGAACGAATTTATTAGCCAATAAAAAAACGCAAATTTTATATTCAAATAAAATCCCTAAATCTTTTAATGCAGAAATTTTAAAAAGTGTTTATGGCTATCAATTTGAATTGAAAAAAGTAGGAAACACTTCAAAAGTTGATGAATTTGATGGAAGTACTATTTTTATTGAAGCACAAAGTGAAATTTCTATACAAAACTTACAATCAAACATCGATTTCTACATCAATATTTATAAAAATTTAGGTAGTATTTTATTAATCAATGGACAAGAAAACAAATCTTATATTCCCGATATTCAACATGTAAGAAGAAGAGAAACCATTGCAATGACGCCTTCTAATTGTTTAATTGCTTTACAATCTTTAGTTGAAAATACTCCTTTTATCAATAATAGTGATTTTGAAATAAACAAAAGGAGCGTTTTAAATTCCATCAAAAAAATTACAGAAACTACCTTACAACCTTTGGTGGGTTCAAGTGGTTTGTCTGTTCAATATGCAATTATGATGGGTTTAGTGCATCATGCACGAGAAAATCATCCTAAAAAAGCCATTAAATTTATTGTTCCACCAAATTGTTATGGAGGCACAAACGACCAAGCAAGACGTGTTGCTACTTGCAATGCAAATGTGGAGGTTGTGGATTTGCCAGTTGATGGTGATAATAATATGGTTCAGAGCATCAATAGAGTTTTGGAGAAAATCGCCAACGAAGATGCGATTCCTTATATTATTGCAGAAATTCCTACGAATCCACGTGTGGAAGTTCCAGATTTAATCAAATTAAAAGAGGCTTTAAGCAAAGAACGTACAACTGCAAATGGAAAAATTGCGATTGACCCCGTTTTTATTTTAGACCAAACTTTCTGCCCAAATGTTCATTTTTTAGGCGAAGGAGAAATTCTTTCTACAGTTAGAACGATTTCTTATGCAAGTGGTTCTAAATTTCCAAGTGGTGGAAAATGTACTGCTGGTTATGTTGTTGGAAACAATAAAACGAAAGATTTAATGGAGAAAATAGAAATTCACTTAAATCTTTGTGATAATGAAGCCACAGATATTCAAATGGAAATCTTGGCAAAACAACTACCTTCTATGAACCAAAGAATTAAAGATGCTTACAAAAATACGCGTGAATTTGTGAATTTTATTCATAAAGTTTTGCCAGAAGCGAAAATAAATTTTGTGTCAGAAAAATTAGCAAAACAAGGTTTTACACCTTCTGTTTTTTCTTTGGATTTACCCACAAAAGGAAATTCTGCTAAAGAAAAAGAAGCATATAAACGAGAACTGAATCATAAATTAATACATTTAATGATTACTAAAATTCCGAATGAAAGCAAGCATTGTGTAAGTTATGGACAATTAAAAGGTTGTTATTGGACCATTCCTGCAACCTCAACCCAAGGAACTACAAAAGAAGGCGACAAAGATTATATTGCCAGAGTTTCACTTTCTCCAGATTTAGATTTAGAGTGTCATAAAAAAGTGTTTTTAGAGTTTGTGGAAGATATTTAATCTGTTAAAAAGGAATATATACCTAAACTAAAAAATTATCTTAGTTTCGTATAAAGACAAGTTTTATGACTACTTTCCGACCATATTAAATATCATAGAGCTTATATTTTGGTCTCTTTAAGATTGAATGGAAAAAACCTCTAAGATGTGTTTTGTATCAATAATCAGAGAAAGCAGAAAACTTGACTTTCTCAAAAAAAAAAACGCTAATTTCGTTTAACTTCTGATATAAAACATTAAAAAGTTACATATCAATATAGGGTTAAACGAATCATCCCCGAAAAAACGAATCATAAAATTTCTAATCACCTTTCAAAGCATTCCAACCCTGAGCTTTCAACTCAATTTCTTGGTTTGCTCTGGTTACCAAATTTAACCCTTGGTTTTCTGCAGTAATATGTCCAATAACAGAAAAATTAGGATTTCCTTTTATTTTTTCGAAATCGTCAATTGGTACTGTAAACAAAAGTTCGTAATCTTCACCTCCACTTAAAGCAACCATGGTAGAATCTAACTCAAATTCTTCGCAGGTAGAAATTACTTGCGGGTCTAAAGGCAATTTATCTTCATAAATTTTACAACCTACTTTACTTTGTGTACAAATATGAAAAAGTTCCGAGGAAAGTCCGTCAGAAATATCAATCATAGCAGTTGGTTTAACTTTCAATTCCTTTAAAATTCCAGGAACATCTTTTCGAGCTTCAGGCTTTAATTGTCTTTCAATTAAATACGTATAATTGTCTAAATCTGGCTGATTGTTTGGGTCTACTTTAAAAACTTGTTTCTCTCGTTCTAAAACTTGCAAACCTAAATATGCAGCTCCCAAATCTCCAGAAACTACAATTAAATCGGTTTCTTTTGCGCCATTTCTGTAAATAACATCCTCTTTATTTGCCTTACCAATGGCAGTAATGGAAATTAACATTCCTTTGGTAGAAGACGTGGTGTCTCCACCAATTAAGTCAATTTTATAAGTGTTACAAGCCAACTGAATTCCTGCATACAATTCCTCAATAGCTTCCAAAGGAAAACGATTAGAAACTGCAATTGAAACCGTAATTTGCTCTGCAGACCCGTTCATTGCATACACATCAGACAAATTAACCATTACAGCTTTGTAACCTAAATGCTTTAAAGGCATGTAACTTAAGTCGAAATGCACCCCTTCAATCAACAAATCTGTAGTAACTAAAGTTTGCTTTTCGGAAGCATCTAAAACTGCTGCATCATCTCCAACAGCTTTAATTGTAGATGGATTTTCAACTTTAAAATGCTGTGTAATATGGTTTATTAAACCAAACTCTCCAAGTTCGGATAACGATGTTTTCTGTGGGTTTTTATCTTCTAACATTTTGCAAAGATAATTACAATAAAAAAGAATACAGAATTACTTTAACAGAGATGTATAAATAATTTGCTGTATTATGTTTATTTTTGATTTTTAAAAAGTTATTAACTTAAATAAATTGTCTTTTTAAGACACAATTCGAAATACTAAAAATAGATAATTTCGTTATCTTAATGTAGAATCTACATAGATTTTTAAAAATAAATTATGATGAAAAAAATTCTCCTTCTCTTAATATTAGCAACATTTAGTTGTTCTAAAAAAGATGTTTTCGAAGTGGATAGACAAATAATTATAAAACCGTCTGCCAAATGCGAAAATGGCTTTGCTGGTAAATACCCCTGTAAAGATTACGATTTATTAGCACACATTTCTTTAGAAGAAATGGCTGGCGAAAACACAGTTGGTAACGATAGTTGGGCTTGGGTAGACAGTGCAACCAATAAAGAATATGCACTTGTTGGAACAAATAAAGGTGTTTCTTTTATCGATATTACGAATCCTGCAAAAGCAACCATCCTAGGTTTTCTAAAGACAAGAACCGAAAATAGTTCTTGGAGAGATATAAAAGTATATAAAAATGTAGCATATATTGTAAGCGAAGCCAAAGATCATGGAATGCAAATCTTTAATTTAAATAGGTTAGCACAAGTTACAAACCCTCCAATAGAATTTGTGGCAGATAGAGAGTATAGTGGTTTTGGAAGTGCTCATAACATCGTTATTAACGAAGAAAGTGGTTTTGCGTATGCAGTTGGAACAAAAACCTTTGCTGGTGGTCCACATTTTATCGATTTAAGCGATCCTTTTCAAGTAAAAGCTGCTGGTGGTTTCGAGCAAAGTGCCTATTCGCATGATGCACAAGTAGTAACTTATAATGGGCCCGATTTAGATTATACAGGAAAAGAAATTCTTATTGGAAGCAACGAAAACGAAGTGGTAATTGTAGATGTTACAGACAAAGAAAATCCTACTAAAATTGCTGCCATAAGTTACTCAAATATTGGTTACACTCACCAAGGTTGGTTTACAGAAGACTTTAAATATTTTATTTTGGGAGATGAGTTAGATGAAAAAAACAAAGGTGTAAATACAAGAACAATAATTTTCGACTTTACAGATTTAGACAATCCACTACTCCATTTCGAGTATTTAGGAAAATCTGCAGCAATCGATCATAATGGTTATGTAAAAGGAAACTTGTTTTTTCAAGCCAATTATACAGCAGGCGTTCGAATTATAGACATTTCTAATATTGATAATAAAGCGTTCTCTGAAGTTGGTTTTTTTGACACCTATCCAGAAAACGACAATACCGCTTTTAATGGTGCTTGGAATGTGTACCCCTATTTACCAAGTGGAAATATTATTATAAGTGATATAAATCGGGGGTTATTTGTTATTCGAAAAAGCAAATCTTAATATATTTTGAGAAATTTTTTACTGGTTTTTGTCTGTTTCTTATTTTTTAATTGTTCTAATGATGATAGAATTGTAGTTAAAAACAATGAAAACTCAGTTCAAGAAATTACCGTTAAAACCTTAGGAGGTTCTAAAAACGATGTGGCAAAGGCAGTTGCAAAAACTACAGATGGTGGCTATATTGTTGCAGGTTATACCCAAAGCAATAATGGCGATATTTCTGGAAAAATAAACGAATCTTTCAATTTTTGGATTTTAAAATTTTCTGCTGATAGTTCTTTAGAATGGCAAAAAAACTTTGGCGGAACTAAAGACGATAGAGCTGCAGACATTATTCAAACCAAAGATGGTAGTTTTGCTATTTTGGGCTACACCAAAAGTTTCGATGGAAATGTAACTTCCAATGCA from the Polaribacter cellanae genome contains:
- the brnQ gene encoding branched-chain amino acid transport system II carrier protein gives rise to the protein MNKTKEIWIAGFALFSLFFGAGNLILPPSLGANAGADWWIVVLGFVLTAVTIPILAIFAHAKLQGTLYDFGKKVSPLFSTIYCLLIYSIAIAIPSPRTAAVTHEMTMQPFFETTPLLTSIIYFVLVFIFASNRSKIIGLIGKFLTPIIVLILLIIIGISFFTSSGTVNPSTFKMPFVDGILEGYQTFDAIGGVVVGAVIIISLNYSSHTTFEAKRKLIRKAGFIAGTGLLLIYGGLILSGSLFSSTFVEGASRTEILSSLSTQTLGYLGTTFLSVLVALACFTTAVGIVTGTADYIKGICNDSKKAYIITAAIASIIGIIVGSYQVDFIITLAVPALMFLYPITIVLILLNIVPDKYASKLVFRGVVLVTFIFSIPDFLGFVIPRENLVVIKNIIPLANLSLGWVIPAILVFFGLNLVKRN
- a CDS encoding serine hydrolase translates to MKFIKGFIFAFLLSTITLSAQIKDKKLDKLIQETLTTFDVPGISVGILKDGEIVYAKGYGVRSLTTKKDMNENTLVGVASNSKGFTCFALAMMVDEGKLNWDDKVRKHIPEFQLYDAWVTQEFTVRDLVIHRSGMALGAGDLMFFPEGNDFTVTDIINNVKYLKPETSFRSKFAYNNNMFIIAGEVLKRVSGLSWEEFIEQKIMKPVGMNNSKASYNRVTNRTNIIDAHTRTEGKVVQIPHDWSETANAAGGIVSNVKDMLTWAKFLMNDAVTEDRKRLLSSNQFHELWQLQTPLKVGKNDWYNSNFRGYGLGWFLTDVKGGYKQVYHTGGLLGTVTQFTMIPDLDLGIIVLTNQMNGNAFHTITNTIKDSYLGYKDRNWLKTYGDRNANYLKYNDSIKASVYKKVALAKNDRNLPKPSQIVGTYNDAWFGDVVISFDGNKYTIKSKRSTDIVGELLPYNQTTYVAKWNNRSFDADVFVNFTFNEKGNATNAVMKFVAPITDFSFDFEHLNLKKVN
- a CDS encoding transposase; its protein translation is MRQLETIQLDYYYHVYNRGINGENLFYTDGNYRHFLKLYKKYIFPVAETFAWCLLKNHFHLLIKIRSEEEICAGFSINSEKAEKKPSQQFSNLFNAYAQAINKQNNRHGSLL
- a CDS encoding alpha/beta fold hydrolase; its protein translation is MTQNIKFKNAKISFSDQGKGTAIVLIHGFLENSTMWKDIIPEISKRNRIITIDLLGHGKTDCIGYSHSMELFAETVEAVLKHLRIRKSILIGHSLGGYVALAFADKNPQKVKGLCLLNSTSNEDDNERKNLRLRANKMIQDNFTNMVRMSFLNLFGEESRQKFKEEMKSALHEALQTPIQGYIATQEGMRIRSNRNHILAENDFKKLIIVGEKDPVLNFKISINEAKKTNSEVVIFNNGHMSHIENKEELIKALKVFIKSC
- a CDS encoding PLP-dependent transferase, which translates into the protein MYNNKLSNYITKVLENIPKDWLNLTTHRLDIYNEKLAKTEFINQFETLFNKNNFNNSALKELPTAYDYIRLGHPLSCVLEWVIGKLHNLNAEKIISFSSETMPILAILRTNLLANKKTQILYSNKIPKSFNAEILKSVYGYQFELKKVGNTSKVDEFDGSTIFIEAQSEISIQNLQSNIDFYINIYKNLGSILLINGQENKSYIPDIQHVRRRETIAMTPSNCLIALQSLVENTPFINNSDFEINKRSVLNSIKKITETTLQPLVGSSGLSVQYAIMMGLVHHARENHPKKAIKFIVPPNCYGGTNDQARRVATCNANVEVVDLPVDGDNNMVQSINRVLEKIANEDAIPYIIAEIPTNPRVEVPDLIKLKEALSKERTTANGKIAIDPVFILDQTFCPNVHFLGEGEILSTVRTISYASGSKFPSGGKCTAGYVVGNNKTKDLMEKIEIHLNLCDNEATDIQMEILAKQLPSMNQRIKDAYKNTREFVNFIHKVLPEAKINFVSEKLAKQGFTPSVFSLDLPTKGNSAKEKEAYKRELNHKLIHLMITKIPNESKHCVSYGQLKGCYWTIPATSTQGTTKEGDKDYIARVSLSPDLDLECHKKVFLEFVEDI
- the thiL gene encoding thiamine-phosphate kinase; this encodes MLEDKNPQKTSLSELGEFGLINHITQHFKVENPSTIKAVGDDAAVLDASEKQTLVTTDLLIEGVHFDLSYMPLKHLGYKAVMVNLSDVYAMNGSAEQITVSIAVSNRFPLEAIEELYAGIQLACNTYKIDLIGGDTTSSTKGMLISITAIGKANKEDVIYRNGAKETDLIVVSGDLGAAYLGLQVLEREKQVFKVDPNNQPDLDNYTYLIERQLKPEARKDVPGILKELKVKPTAMIDISDGLSSELFHICTQSKVGCKIYEDKLPLDPQVISTCEEFELDSTMVALSGGEDYELLFTVPIDDFEKIKGNPNFSVIGHITAENQGLNLVTRANQEIELKAQGWNALKGD
- a CDS encoding choice-of-anchor B family protein; this encodes MKKILLLLILATFSCSKKDVFEVDRQIIIKPSAKCENGFAGKYPCKDYDLLAHISLEEMAGENTVGNDSWAWVDSATNKEYALVGTNKGVSFIDITNPAKATILGFLKTRTENSSWRDIKVYKNVAYIVSEAKDHGMQIFNLNRLAQVTNPPIEFVADREYSGFGSAHNIVINEESGFAYAVGTKTFAGGPHFIDLSDPFQVKAAGGFEQSAYSHDAQVVTYNGPDLDYTGKEILIGSNENEVVIVDVTDKENPTKIAAISYSNIGYTHQGWFTEDFKYFILGDELDEKNKGVNTRTIIFDFTDLDNPLLHFEYLGKSAAIDHNGYVKGNLFFQANYTAGVRIIDISNIDNKAFSEVGFFDTYPENDNTAFNGAWNVYPYLPSGNIIISDINRGLFVIRKSKS